In Haloarchaeobius amylolyticus, the genomic window AGGTCGTTCCCGGGTTGGACTTTGACGAAGTCGAACAGGGCCTCGGACTGATTTCCTTCGTCGTCTTTCATCGTCCCGGACTCGTAGACGGCGTTCCGAGTTTCTTTGTTCATCAGATCGTACTCGTTCGTGGTGTAGGTGTAGCCCTCGATGACACGTGATTTTATCGCGAAGTCTTGGTCGCCAGTTCCAGCGAGGCCGTACGTCAGAGTACCGACATTCAGTGAGCCATCGAGGTCGGTTGGCTCGTTGTAGGCGTATTCTTCATCAACGAACTCGTCGTCAAGTCCACGCAGCAGGTCCAGGCCCGTGAGGCGTTCCTTGCTGGTGAACTTCTCACCGTTGACCTGTGCGTAGAGGCGGTCGCCGAATTCTTGTGTCTCTGCACGGTCGTGGTTCGAGTTCCTGAACAGCGTCGGCTCTGTCACATCTCGTCGGACGACCAGAGTAACCGAAGGCTTCCGCTTCCGGTAGATTTCGATCGATTCAATCAGTCCTTTGTCGGGGTATTCCAGTGTCATTTATGAGTCGGTGAGTGTTTGATCGAATGCGTAGTAGTACGAGTTTACGAGCGCGTCTTCCCAGTCAGATAGCTTCTTCAAGTTGTACAGGTCGTTCTCGATGAGGTACGTCCGAGTTGCTTCAACGAACGCCTGTGCTTGCTCGGGAGTGACCCTGCCAGCGTAGTCTTCCCGTTGTGCAGTGGCGTAGACCTGACTCTCAACGTAGTCGACGAGTTGCTCGTCTTCCATCTGTTGATTCATTCCGCTGAGAAACGCGTCGAGTGCCTCGCGGAAGATTTTCGTCTTCTTGTACTTGCTGTCGAATTGTTTGCCGAACAGGTCGACACCTCGCTCGGCGACAGTTCGCATCTCCATGAGTGCTTCCTGGTGATAGGTTTCGAAATACGACTGCACGACATCGAGCTGCGTCGCGTAGTCGTGGTTGACAACGGCGAAATTCGCGATGCTGTGGAACGTATCTTGGTCGAGCTGCAGGTACGGATTTGTCATTTTGGCTTCCGCACCAACCATGCTCATGATTTTGAACAACTGGAGTGCACGCCGAAGATGAGACTGTGAATCCTCGCCATCGACGAACGACGGCTTCGGCCCGAATCGTTCGGCCACGTCCAGTCCGAGGAGTTCCTGCGGTCGGGTGGCCTCCTCGTCAGCGAAGACCGCATCCGCGCCGTCGAAGCGCGTGAACGGTCGTCCGATGACCACCTTCATCCCGGATTCTCGGGCTGCCGCCATCACCTGCCGGACCACCTGCATCCGGTGATTCTCGTCCATGACGTACACCGGCTGCAAGTAGTACTGCGGTTTGATGAGGCTGACCTGAACGTCGCGGTCGTCCAGTTCATCGCTGTTACCTTGTACGATGTTTCCGGTCCGGCGTCGACGAAGACGGATGTCTCCGAGGAACTCGTCAAAGTAAAAGTACGCAACCTCAACGTTATTATTCGTGCTGACATCGCTCTGGTCGCAGATATCTGCGAACAAGGCGTACTCGAGGTTGCACACCTCGCAGATAGATTTATACTTCGCGTGCGGCGGGACGCGCCGAGAGTACTCTTGAGTTCTGTAGACGGCGCTCAGGCCCTTTTGATACTTCGTCTCGGTGGGTGCGCCGCAGAGGAAGCACATCTCGTCTTTCCCGGGCAAATCTTCGACAGTGTGACTGCCGAAGAATCGGTCTACGACTGCGCTGATAGCATCACTTTCAGGCGTAAGGTCGGCTTCGAGTTCTGGACGGGTTTTTTCACGAAGGTCTTCGAGGAACTCGTGATGAGACTCTGCGTTGTTGACGAGGTAGGCGATGAAGTGGAGTTTTACTTTCTGTGGGCCCTGCTCATCTCGAATACGATCGTACTCTTCTTGGACTGCGTCATCGTCGAACTCGGACCGACCGTCGACGTAAACGGCTTTCGCAAGGACAGGGAAGTATTCGTGGAACGAATCCGGGATATGCTCGAACGCTTCTACACCCGCTGAACCACGCGAGAGCAATTTTTCGAACGCCTTTGCAATAGTATCTTCTTTCTCCTCGAACGGGAGTTCGATTTCCGCGAGGATGTCGTAGTCGAACGAATTCCAGTTGAGCTTGCAGCTAAAGTCGAACGAGTTACTGATTTGCTTTGGCAGAGTGTCT contains:
- the cas7d gene encoding type I-D CRISPR-associated protein Cas7/Csc2; this encodes MTLEYPDKGLIESIEIYRKRKPSVTLVVRRDVTEPTLFRNSNHDRAETQEFGDRLYAQVNGEKFTSKERLTGLDLLRGLDDEFVDEEYAYNEPTDLDGSLNVGTLTYGLAGTGDQDFAIKSRVIEGYTYTTNEYDLMNKETRNAVYESGTMKDDEGNQSEALFDFVKVQPGNDLVHFITLEAATGEMLLYVLHNILNTGKYGARETRTGRNIRNEVLGVILGNHDTSLSTGELLLEYHDPGEELVTSVAEYITDVQRTDWDVYGEFDNAEPFPEWYERLKAVASREAEDADEVLREEFTNLTKEAQDLFGDD